One Solanum lycopersicum chromosome 4, SLM_r2.1 DNA window includes the following coding sequences:
- the LOC104646871 gene encoding uncharacterized protein yields the protein MDGVLVYNNHHPNIGMAPFETLYGIIDEALEKVRVIRDRLATRYSQRKSFTDNRNRTLELDVVDQVYLNISPTKEVMRFGRKRKLSLRNVGIYEILQHVGEVDYELALPAEIASVDPVFHVSMLKKFLSDPALILLVEGLGVDEDLSCEEIPVEILDRQVKRLRNNKVITMKTGKAE from the exons ATGGATGGAGTTCTCGTATATAACAACCATCACCCAAacattgggatggcaccgtttGAGACACTGTATG gGATCATTgatgaggccttagagaaggtcagggtgattagggacaggttggctaCTCGTTACAGTCAGCGGAAGTCTTTTACAGATAACAGGAACCGTACCTTAGAGTTGGATGTTGTTGACCAGGTCTACTTAAATATATCACCCACGAAAgaggtgatgaggtttggcagaAAGAGAAAGTTGAGTCTGAGGAATGTTGGTATATACGAGATTCTACAGCATGTGGGTGAGGTGGACTATGAGTTGGCGTTGCCTGCGGAGATAGCTTCTGTtgatccagtctttcatgtctctatgttaaagaagttcCTTAGTGATCCAGCATTGATTCTGCTTGTTGAAGGATTGGGGGttgatgaagacttgtcctGTGAGGAGATTcctgttgagattttagaccGTCAGGTGAAGCGACTCAGAAACAATAAGGTTATCACaatgaag ACAGGAAAAGCTGAATGA